TGCACGCATATTAAATATGATTTTGCTTGCAATTTTATTTAAAAACTAGAATACTCGCAAAAAAAGCATTGTATTTAGTATTTTCATTAATAAATTGTTAGTTTAATACGGATTGAGTACGATAATCTTATTTTTAAATTTACTATTAAATTTTTAGCTCAAAATAGTTATTACTATTGCAACATCACTTTATGCATTTTAACGATTAGAAATATTCGAAATCGTTTTCGTAAACAAACCATCAAAACTATCGTTACATCGTAGTACTTAAAATTGTATTATTGCAACTAAAAAGTATAAAATTATGATTTAAAATCTATATTTTTGCTTTCATTTTAATACCGAAAAAGTCCTGATACATGAGAACAATACAATTTAGGGAAGCTATTTGCGAGGCGATGAGCGAAGAAATGCGTAGCGATGAAACCATATATTTAATGGGTGAGGAGGTTGCCGAGTATAACGGTGCCTATAAAGCATCTAAAGGTATGCTTGATGAGTTTGGAGCTAAAAGAGTTATAGATACACCCATTGCCGAACTTGGTTTTGCAGGTATTGCTGTAGGTTCTGCCATGAATGGTAACCGCCCTATAGTTGAATTTATGACCTTTAACTTCTCGTTGGTTGGTATTGACCAAATTATTAACAACGCAGCCAAAATGCGCCAAATGTCTGGAGGGCAATTCCCAATGCCAATGGTATTTCGTGGTCCTACAGCATCTGCTGGGCAGTTGGGTGCTACACACTCGCAAGCTTTTGAAAACTGGTTTGCCAATACACCAGGTTTAAAAGTTGTTGTTCCTTCTAACCCATATGATGCCAAAGGATTATTAAAATCGGCAATACGCGATAACGACCCTGTTATCTTTATGGAGTCTGAGCAAATGTATGGCGATAAAGGCGAAGTGCCTGACGGTGAGTACACGTTACCACTTGGCGTTGCCGATATTAAACGCGAGGGTAACGATGTAACCATAGTATCGTTTGGTAAAATAATAAAAGAGGCATACAAAGCTGCTGAGGAATTAGAGAAAGAAGGTATTAGCTGCGAAATTATTGATTTAAGAACCGTGCGACCGATGGATCATGATACCATTCTTGAATCGGTTAAAAAAACAAACCGACTTGTAGTGCTAGAAGAAGCATGGCCATTTGCAAGTGTTGCTTCGGAGGTTACATATATTGTACAGGAAAGAGCTTTCGATTATTTGGATGCACCCATACAACGTATTACTACTGCCGATACACCAGCACCCTACTCGCCAGCATTACTTAAAAACTGGATACCTAATGCTGAAGATGTTATAAAGGCTGTTAAAAAAGTTGCCTACAAATAACAAAATAAAACTACTATATTTGAAACTTCATCATACTATTATGATGAAGTTTCTGTTTATATACATTATGAAAAAAAATATACTGTTATTAAGTTTTTTCCTGCTTATTGCTAATACCCTTTTTGCGCAAACTAAAGTAAGCGGTGTAGTGTTCGATAAAACTAACTTACCCATACCTTATGCTAATGTATATTTCAAGTCCTCTAGCGAGGGCGTTATAACAGACGAAAACGGAAAGTTTTACCTAGAATCTGAAAATGACCATTCGGCAATAGTAGTATCCTTCGTAGGTTTTACACCCGAGGAAATAACCTTAGAAAAATCGGTTACATACAATTTAAATGTAACACTTCAGGACGGTCAGGAGCTTAAAGAAGTTGTACTGTATTCGGGGAAAACCTCTAAAAAAAACAATCCTGCCCTCGATATTTTGAGAAAAATATGGGAACGTCGTCGTAAAAACGGTTTACGAATGTTTGACCAATACCAGTACGACCAGTACGAAAAGGTGGAGTTTGACATGAATAGGATAGACAGTGCATTTATGGCAAGCAAAATATTTAGAGGCATGGAGTTTATATTTAAACACGTAGATACCTCTAGTGTAACAGGGCAAAGCTATTTGCCTATTTTTATAAACGAAAGACTTAGTGAAGTGTATGGCGATAATACTACCAACAGCAAAAAGGAAGTACTGCAAGCCAATAAAAATTCGGGTTTTAGCAATAACCAGCAAATTATTGCTTTTATAAAAGATTTATATGCCGATTACGATATTTACGATAACTACCTAAAGTTTTTTGATAAAGATTTTGTAAGCCCAATATCGCGTACAGGTATTAATGTATACAATTACGTGTTGCACGATAGTACCTATATTGACGATAAATGGTGTTATAACATAGTGTTTTATCCCCGTCGTAAAAACGAGCTTACCTTTAAGGGTAATTTTTGGGTAAACGATACCACTTTTGCCATTAAAAAAATAAGTATGGCAGCCAGTAGAGGAGCAAATATTAACTGGGTAAAAGATATTTATATAGAGCAGGAATTCGATGTACTTAACGATTCAGTGTTTTTGCTAAAGCGCGACCACATGATGTCGGACTTTGCACTGCGTAAAAAAGAAGAATCCAAAGGAGTGTACGGCAAACGTACCACACTATTTAGGAACTATAAATTTGATATTGAAAAACCCAATGGCTTTTACGCCAAAGAAGTAAATTATTATAATGATTCGATACACAAACGATCGGATGATTATTGGGCAGAAAACCGATTTGAATCTTTAAACAAAGATGAAAAGGCGGTATACAAAATGCTCGATACCTTAAAAACAGTACCCAAGTTTCAGCGTATGTACACCCTTGTAGCTACTTTAGGTAGTGGTTACTACCAAATAGGTAATTTTGATTATGGTCCTATCTTCTCAACGTTTGGTTATAACGACGTAGAGCGCGTAAGGATACGTACAGGAGGACGTACCTACTTTGGACAAAACGACCCTTGGCGTATAGAGGGTTACGGCGCATACGGTTTTGGCGATAACCAGTTTAAATACGGTATGTCGGGTAAATGGATGGTAGAAAAGAAAAAACGTGTTATACTCTCATTTGGAACACGGCGCGATGTTGAGCAAATAGGGGTGAGCTTAACAGGCTCTACCGATGTTTTAGGGAGGAGTTTTGCCTCTTCAGCTATATTTGCAGGAGGCGATAACAGTAAACTAACGTCCGTTAACTTTACCAATTTCTCGGCAGAAATAGAACCGTTTAAAAACGTTGTATTTAGGGGTAATGTATCTTATCGTACGCTAAAATCAGCCTCATTAAGTACGTTTAGGATGGATTATTTTATAGATCCCAACAACCCATCAAGAGGCACAAAAGGTTCGTTAAGGCAATACGAATACGGATTGTTGGTAGACTATACACCTGGGCGCAGAACAATAGGCTACGGTGTAGAACGATCGGATGTTGACGACGACGATTATGCCCGACTTTACCTTAACTTTTCGCATGGTGTTAGCGGTGAGTTTGGTAGCGATTTTAATTATAAAAAACTACAATTTTACTACAGGCAACCCATACTAATAGGTGGTTTTGGTATGTTCTCTACAACGCTTGAGGCAGGTAAAATATATGGCGACGTTCCGTTGGGGCTAATGGGTGTAATACCTGGCAACCAGTCCTATTTTATTATACCCAATACCTACAATACCATGAACTATTACGAGTTTTTAGCAGACGAGTACGTTTCCTTACACCTACAACACAATTTTAATGGTAGGTTATTTTCTCGAATACCATTTTTGCGCGATTTAAACCTACGCGAAATTATAGGGGTAAAAGGGGTATATGGTACCATATCCGATGGTAACAGAAGGATTAATGCATCCAGCATCGAGTACAGGGCACCCGAAGATGTTTTTTACGAATACCATGCAGGTATAGGTAATATTTTCAGGGTATTCCGTATTGATTTTGCTTGGCGAGGGAGCTACCGTACATTACCCGATGCCAACACATTTGCCATTAAAGGCGCATTTGGTTTCCACTTCTAAGCATCAAACTATAAAGTAACAGGCAAAATTCTTACCTCATTTACAATAAACACAGTTTAAACGTATAGCTTGTATTAAATTTGTGTGAATATCTGCATCTGTACCTTACAATAGCCTTGCATCCGCTTGCAATACACCATTTTTATACTACTTTTGCAATCGCTTAATATGAAATAATATATAAATATGTCTGCAGCAAATCTGAAAACGTTTGATGTTCTGATAGAAATTCCAAAAGGAAGTAGGAACAAATATGAATATGATTTTGAACTAAAAAAAATACGTTACGACAGGATGCTTTTCTCATCGATGATGTATCCTGCTGATTATGGTTTTATACCCGAAACGTTAGCACTAGATGGCGATCCATTGGATGTGTTAGTATTGGTTACAGAGCCTACTTTTCCAGGTTGTGTAATGGAAGTAAAACCCATTGGAGTATTCCATATGGCGGATGAAAAAGGACCAGACGAAAAAATTGTATGTGTACCAGTTTCTGACCCTGTTTGGAATAAGCTAGGTGACCTTAGCGATATGAACCCGCACCTTTTAAAAGAGATAGAGCACTTTTTCCAAGTTTACAAAGACCTTGAGCAGAAGAAAGTTGATGTTGGTGGATGGGGTAACGTAGACGAAGCTCGTGAAATTATTGACAAGTGCGTAGACCGCTTTGATACACTAGAGAACAAACCAGAAGAATTGTTTAGTATTCGATAATTCCAAATTCATAAAAAAATAATCAAAAGCAACATTCAATAATAAGATGTTGCTTTTTTTTGGTTGGTTTTGTTATATTTACTAAAAGTTAACAATAAAACCAAACAATTATTTATGGATTCAATTATGATTTATGTCCCAGCCATAATGGCTGTACTGGGACTTCTTTTTATGGCAGTAAAAAGATCCTGGGTGTTAAAGCAAGATGCCGGAGATGGTAAGATGAAAGAAATTTCAGACCATATATACGAAGGAGCACTTGCCTTTTTAAAAGCAGAATACAGGCTATTAACGTTGTTTGTTATAGCAGCCAGTATAGCATTGGCTGCCATTGCCTATTTTGTACCTACTACTGATATACTCATAGTACTAGCCTTTATCGTTGGTGCATTCTTTTCTGCATTAGCAGGAAATATGGGAATGAAAATAGCCACCAAAACAAATGTACGAACCACACAAGCTGCCCGAACAAGCTTACCGCAGGCACTAAAAGTATCGTTTGGCGGAGGTACCGTTATGGGGCTTGGTGTTGCTGGGCTAGCCGTACTAGGATTAACAGCCTTTTTTATATTCTTTTTTCACTACTTTATGGAAGGTACTTGGACGAACACTGCCGATATGACTATTGTATTGGAAACCCTTGCAGGTTTCTCGTTAGGAGCAGAATCTATTGCCTTGTTTGCCCGTGTGGGGGGTGGTATATACACTAAAGCAGCCGATGTAGGTGCCGACCTTGTAGGTAAAGTAGAAGCAGGTATACCAGAAGACGACCCGCGTAACCCAGCAACCATTGCCGATAACGTAGGCGATAATGTAGGCGATGTAGCAGGTATGGGTGCCGACCTTTTTGGGTCGTACGTAGCAACCGTATTAGCAGCAATGGTTTTAGGAAATTATGTATTGCGCGATATTTTAGCAGACAACCCAACCTTTACCGATGCGTTTGGCGGTATAGGTCCTATACTGTTGCCTATGGCAATAGCAGGCTTCGGTATACTGTTCTCCATAATAGGTACAATGCTTGTTAAAATTAGTAGCAACGATGCTAAAGAGGCACAGGTACAAGGCGCACTAAACGTAGGGAACTGGGTTTCTATTATACTCGTTGCCATTTCGTGTTACTTTTTAATTGATTATATGCTACCCGAGGTTATAAAAATGGAATTTTACGGCGAGGGTGCTAAAGATATATCTTCTATGCGTGTGTTTTATGCCGCGTTAGTTGGTTTGGTTGTGGGTGGTGTAATATCGTCCGTTACCGAGTATTATACAGGTTTAGGTAAAAAACCAATATTAGCCATTGTACAAAAATCCAGTACTGGGGCAGGTACCAATATTATTGCAGGTTTGGCAACAGGTATGGTGTCTACCTTCCCAACCGTGCTGTTATTTGCAGGTGCTATATGGGCATCGTATGCTTTTGCAGGTTTTTATGGTGTGGCACTAGCAGCATCAGCCATGATGGCTACTACGGCAATGCAATTGGCTATTGATGCTTTTGGTCCGATATCGGACAACGCTGGAGGTATTGCCGAAATGAGCGAACTCCCCAAAGAAGTACGTACCCGTACCGATATTTTAGACTCTGTAGGAAACACAACCGCAGCAACAGGTAAAGGTTTTGCCATTGCTTCGGCAGCATTAACATCATTAGCATTATTTGCAGCCTACGTTACTTTTACGGGGATAGATGGTATTAACATCTTTAAAGCACCCGTACTCGCCATGCTATTTGTAGGGGGTATGGTGCCCGTAGTATTCTCCGCACTAGCCATGAATTCGGTAGGTAAAGCAGCTATGGATATGGTATACGAAGTGCGCAGGCAGTTTAAAGAAATACCAGGTATTATGGAAGGTACTGCAAAACCAGAATACGGTAAATGTGTAGAGATATCTACCAAAGCCGCATTACGCGAAATGATGCTACCAGGCGTACTTACTATTGGTTTCCCTGTAGCTATAGTGTTACTAGGTGTACTTGTTTACCCCGAAAATAACCAACTCGTAGCCGAGATGCTTGGCGGTTATATGGCAGGGGTAACCGTATCGGGTGTACTGTGGGCGGTATTCCAGAATAACGCAGGTGGTGCTTGGGATAACGCTAAAAAATCGTTTGAGGCAGGTGTAATGATTAATGGCGAAATGACCTATAAAGGTTCGGATGCGCACAAGGCAGCCGTAACGGGCGATACCGTTGGTGACCCATTTAAAGATACCTCAGGACCATCAATGAACATTCTTATTAAGCTAACCTGTCTTATAGGGCTTGTAATAGCACCCATATTGGGCGGACATACGGATGAGGTTGAAGATGAAACAAGCCTATTGAACAAAACGGAAAATACTTTAACTGTTGTAGAAAATAGCAATAGTACAGTTGTTACTGATGAAGCTACTTTTGTAGTGAAATAAAAGTAATAAATAATATAAAACAACAAAACAGCCCTGCATTGCAGGGCTTGTTTTTTAGTTTATGAAAAGACTATTATAATTGTGTTTCAGTATAATTTTTAATATAGGTCTGCAAGTTATTGTTACTTGTTAATAAAAGCCATTACAAGTGGATGAATTGCGTTATGATAATTCATAATACAAACAAAACCTACCGCATCATCAATATTTTTAATATCGTACAACATTTTATCATTATCACAAGCTATCATTTTATATCTGAAAACTTTAGGATGACCGATAAAATCCCACTCAGTTTTAAGGTTTAGAAATCTGCGCATAGACTTATTTATTTCTTGTGCTTTTTCGTCTTCTTCGTCACCTTCAGCAATTACAACGATTTTATATTTCTCAGAAAGTGGTTTGCCATATTTTCCATAAAAAAGACCTTTGAAATTTTTAATATGTAATGATTTTATATCATTATAGCTGAAACTAACTTGAATAGATTTACCATTCTCGCATAGAAACAATCTATCTTTCCAATTACTTTTCCTCATTATTGATTTAGCCGCCTTTGCTGTAAGTTCTTTTTTAAGTTCTTCAGAATTATTTAAAACTCCAATAACATCTCTAATTTCTTGATCAATCTTTGAGAATAATTCAACATTGCATGTATAACATGCAGGAACAGTTAGGAGGTTCTGTTTATATTCTTCTGGATATGTGTTAAAAAGATTTTTTGCAGGAATATGTTCTACATGATTAGTTTCATAAGATAATTCAATTCCACAGTTGTAACAATTCATATCATAGTTTTATAATCTGATACGTTAGAAAGCTATTAAGTAACTAAAACAACCCGTTTAATTCCGCATCTATTTTATTAATAATGATACCCAAATCTTCAGGGTTACCCACAAAATCCAGTTTATCCACATCCAGTATAAGTAGCTTTCCTTTATCGTAGCTATGTATCCATGCCTCGTAACGCTCGTTAAGCCGACTTAGGTAATCTATCGAAATAGAGGTTTCGTACTCGCGCCCACGGCTATGTATTTGCTTTACCAAATTGGGTATGGAGCTACGCAGGTAAATAAGCAAATCGGGTGCTGCTACAAACCCTTCCATCAGCTCGAATAACGATTTGTAGTTTTTAAAATCCCTATTCGTCATTAACCCCATAGCGTGTAGGTTGGGTGCAAAAATATGCGCATCTTCGTATATCGTTCGGTCCTGTATAATGTTTTTACCACTTTCGCGAATTTGTAGTATTTGATTAAAACGACTATTTAGGAAGTAAATTTGTAGGTTAAACGACCAGCGTTCCATCTGATGGTAAAAATCATCGAGGTACGGATTGTCAACTACATCTTCATAATGAGGTTCCCACTTAAAGTGTTTCGCCAATAGTCCTGTTAAAGTGGTCTTTCCGGCACCAATGTTCCCAGCTACAGCTATATGCATTATTCAAGTTTTATTTTATAGAGTGTGATTTCGTTCTTTGTAAAAATAGACAAAATTTGTGCGGTATAGGAAAAATTCACAAAGCTTTTTTCCAGTATTGCTATCTCCTGCAAGCTATTTTTTTCGATGTTGTATAGGTACAAACCATTATCATTTTGTAGCAGTAATTGTTTGCTATTAATAAGCTGTATTTTTTTAAAAGAGGGTAGCTCTCCTAAAAAACTAACTTTCCCAAATAAATTTACAGCGTATAAACTATTCGTATCGTCTGCCCAATAAAAGTAATTGTAGCCCGATTGGTAGTATTGTAATGTTTTATTAAACGGCGGTATTAAGGCTTTAAAAGTTCTTGCATTAACATCGTAAAGCCCTACTTGTTGTGTATTGGTATCGTACACCCATAATCGGTTTTGCGATGCCAACCCGACTGCTTCGGCAAGCATAGGCATGGGTAATTCGGAAAAGTTGACCCTGTAGGTTTCGTTAAGCTGATTGTCCAACAACACGGCACTATTAAAGTTTTTATAGAAGAGTACTATTTGTAGTGGGTTTTGTAAATCAACCCGATGAATATCGCCTAGCGCAATGTTGTTATAATTGTACTTACTGCTTTCGCCTACTTTTGTTTTCTTAAATACATTATTACTTATTGTATATTTCCAGCCAAAAGCATCTGTACCAATGTAACGCTCTGTGCTAATAACAATTTTGGATAGCAGCTCGGCAGAAATTGCCTTGCTCTGCGCTTTTAGCAACATACTTTGGCAACACACAATAATTATAATCAAACGTATTTTCATGTACTTATAAAACTTAACTCTAATACCTTTAGTGTATAAAAGTACTAATTACATTGTATATGCATGTATTGTTATGTTACGATTGCACATTAATTAACTTAAAGGAGCATTTTTATTAAAAATCAATGTAACTAAATCGCTTTTCAATAGTCTAAACAGTATAAAAACAATACCATTATGAATAAGATTACCTTTTTACTACTAGTTTTTTTAAGCAATATAACGTTATACGCTCAGGATTTTCAGGGTATGGCAGTATACGAATCCAAAACCAGCATTGGCGATGATATGATGAAAATGCGAGGAGGAAAGGAAATGACCCCTGAAATAAAAAAGATGATAGAAGAGCGTGTGAAAAAGATGCTTGAAAAAACATTTATACTAAATTTTAACGCAACAGAATCGGTATACCAAGAGGAAGAAAAATTAGACGGACCCAATCAGGGTAATGGCATGATGAAGATGATGATGTCTGCCGTTACGGGCGGTCAAGGCAAACACTATAAAAACATAAAAGATAAAACACTACTTATTGAAAAAGAGATTTTTGGTAAAGAATTTCTAGTTTCGGATACGTTGCCAAAAATAGTTTGGAAGATGGAAGGGGAAAGCCGAAAAATAGGAAACTATACGTGCTACAAAGCAACGGCATTGGTACCTGTAGACAAATCGAACATGATGAATTATCGTCCCAAAGAAGGAGTGGAGGAAAAGCTAAAAGACAAAACAGATGAGGAGTTGGGTAAAACCAACTTTATGGATATGGTAGAGGCACCAAAAGATAAAACTATAACCGCTTGGTATGCACCCGAAATACCCGTTAGCCAAGGACCCGAAAACTATTGGGGTTTACCAGGTTTAATACTAGAAGTATCTGATGGGAAAACTACAATGTTATGCTCCAAAGTAGTGCTTAATGTAAAAGATAAAAAGGATATAAAGGCACCCAAAAAAGGTAAAAAAGTTACACAAGCCGAGTTTGAAGAAATTATGCTTAAAAAAATGCAAGAACTACAACAAATGTACGGTGGTTCAGGCAAAGGGCGCTCAGGCATGCGCATCGGTGGCTAATATTTACCCTAATTTATACACATCCGAATACATAACTCTTGTAACACAAACGCTACATGATCCGATTTTTTATACCCTTTTTGTTGCTGTTTTCGGCAATAACTTTTGCACAAAATATACGGCTACAAGGTGTAATTAAAGACCCTGATGGTATTAACCTAGAAATGGCAAACGTAATGGCTATAGATAAAGAAACCAATGCCATGGAAGCCTACGCAATAACAAACGATGCGGGTAAATATCAACTATCCTTAAAAGCCAATACCACCTATATTATTAAAGTCAGTTACATTGGTTATACCACTTTTGAAGAAGAGTTTACTACAGGTAAGGAAGATAGTACTAAAGATGTTGTACTTGCCGAGGGGGTTGAGTTAGAGGAGTTAGAGATAGTACACGAAATGCCCGTGAGTATAAAAGGGGATACAATAGTGTACAACGCCGATTCGTTTACCAATGGCTCTGAGCGTAAGCTGGAAGACGTGCTTAAAAAATTACCTGGTGTTGAAGTAAACGACGATGGCGAAGTAGAGGTAGAAGGCAAAAAAGTAGGCAAGCTAATGGTAGAGGGCAAAGACTTTTTTGATGGCGACACTAAGCTTGGCGTACAAAACATACCTGCCGATGCTGTAAGTAAAGTAGAAGTACTCCGAAATTATAGTGAGGTAGACCAATTGCGTGGGGTACAGAATAACGAAGATAACCTTGCTATGAATATAAAACTAAAAGATGGCATGAAAAACTTTTGGTTTGGTAACATAAACGCTGGCGGCGGCGAGGGCGATGGTGAGCGTTATGTAGTAGCCCCAAAAATATTTTATTATAATCCAAAATACACGCTAAACTTTATTGGTAACCTAAACAACACAGGAGAATTACCACTTACTACGCAAGACTATTTTAAACTTACGGGAGGCTTTCGTAATATAATGCAGCGGGGCGGAACATCATTAAATA
The Flavobacterium litorale genome window above contains:
- a CDS encoding pyruvate dehydrogenase complex E1 component subunit beta, with the protein product MRTIQFREAICEAMSEEMRSDETIYLMGEEVAEYNGAYKASKGMLDEFGAKRVIDTPIAELGFAGIAVGSAMNGNRPIVEFMTFNFSLVGIDQIINNAAKMRQMSGGQFPMPMVFRGPTASAGQLGATHSQAFENWFANTPGLKVVVPSNPYDAKGLLKSAIRDNDPVIFMESEQMYGDKGEVPDGEYTLPLGVADIKREGNDVTIVSFGKIIKEAYKAAEELEKEGISCEIIDLRTVRPMDHDTILESVKKTNRLVVLEEAWPFASVASEVTYIVQERAFDYLDAPIQRITTADTPAPYSPALLKNWIPNAEDVIKAVKKVAYK
- a CDS encoding DUF5686 and carboxypeptidase-like regulatory domain-containing protein — protein: MKKNILLLSFFLLIANTLFAQTKVSGVVFDKTNLPIPYANVYFKSSSEGVITDENGKFYLESENDHSAIVVSFVGFTPEEITLEKSVTYNLNVTLQDGQELKEVVLYSGKTSKKNNPALDILRKIWERRRKNGLRMFDQYQYDQYEKVEFDMNRIDSAFMASKIFRGMEFIFKHVDTSSVTGQSYLPIFINERLSEVYGDNTTNSKKEVLQANKNSGFSNNQQIIAFIKDLYADYDIYDNYLKFFDKDFVSPISRTGINVYNYVLHDSTYIDDKWCYNIVFYPRRKNELTFKGNFWVNDTTFAIKKISMAASRGANINWVKDIYIEQEFDVLNDSVFLLKRDHMMSDFALRKKEESKGVYGKRTTLFRNYKFDIEKPNGFYAKEVNYYNDSIHKRSDDYWAENRFESLNKDEKAVYKMLDTLKTVPKFQRMYTLVATLGSGYYQIGNFDYGPIFSTFGYNDVERVRIRTGGRTYFGQNDPWRIEGYGAYGFGDNQFKYGMSGKWMVEKKKRVILSFGTRRDVEQIGVSLTGSTDVLGRSFASSAIFAGGDNSKLTSVNFTNFSAEIEPFKNVVFRGNVSYRTLKSASLSTFRMDYFIDPNNPSRGTKGSLRQYEYGLLVDYTPGRRTIGYGVERSDVDDDDYARLYLNFSHGVSGEFGSDFNYKKLQFYYRQPILIGGFGMFSTTLEAGKIYGDVPLGLMGVIPGNQSYFIIPNTYNTMNYYEFLADEYVSLHLQHNFNGRLFSRIPFLRDLNLREIIGVKGVYGTISDGNRRINASSIEYRAPEDVFYEYHAGIGNIFRVFRIDFAWRGSYRTLPDANTFAIKGAFGFHF
- a CDS encoding inorganic diphosphatase, with product MSAANLKTFDVLIEIPKGSRNKYEYDFELKKIRYDRMLFSSMMYPADYGFIPETLALDGDPLDVLVLVTEPTFPGCVMEVKPIGVFHMADEKGPDEKIVCVPVSDPVWNKLGDLSDMNPHLLKEIEHFFQVYKDLEQKKVDVGGWGNVDEAREIIDKCVDRFDTLENKPEELFSIR
- a CDS encoding sodium-translocating pyrophosphatase, translated to MDSIMIYVPAIMAVLGLLFMAVKRSWVLKQDAGDGKMKEISDHIYEGALAFLKAEYRLLTLFVIAASIALAAIAYFVPTTDILIVLAFIVGAFFSALAGNMGMKIATKTNVRTTQAARTSLPQALKVSFGGGTVMGLGVAGLAVLGLTAFFIFFFHYFMEGTWTNTADMTIVLETLAGFSLGAESIALFARVGGGIYTKAADVGADLVGKVEAGIPEDDPRNPATIADNVGDNVGDVAGMGADLFGSYVATVLAAMVLGNYVLRDILADNPTFTDAFGGIGPILLPMAIAGFGILFSIIGTMLVKISSNDAKEAQVQGALNVGNWVSIILVAISCYFLIDYMLPEVIKMEFYGEGAKDISSMRVFYAALVGLVVGGVISSVTEYYTGLGKKPILAIVQKSSTGAGTNIIAGLATGMVSTFPTVLLFAGAIWASYAFAGFYGVALAASAMMATTAMQLAIDAFGPISDNAGGIAEMSELPKEVRTRTDILDSVGNTTAATGKGFAIASAALTSLALFAAYVTFTGIDGINIFKAPVLAMLFVGGMVPVVFSALAMNSVGKAAMDMVYEVRRQFKEIPGIMEGTAKPEYGKCVEISTKAALREMMLPGVLTIGFPVAIVLLGVLVYPENNQLVAEMLGGYMAGVTVSGVLWAVFQNNAGGAWDNAKKSFEAGVMINGEMTYKGSDAHKAAVTGDTVGDPFKDTSGPSMNILIKLTCLIGLVIAPILGGHTDEVEDETSLLNKTENTLTVVENSNSTVVTDEATFVVK
- a CDS encoding deoxynucleoside kinase, which gives rise to MHIAVAGNIGAGKTTLTGLLAKHFKWEPHYEDVVDNPYLDDFYHQMERWSFNLQIYFLNSRFNQILQIRESGKNIIQDRTIYEDAHIFAPNLHAMGLMTNRDFKNYKSLFELMEGFVAAPDLLIYLRSSIPNLVKQIHSRGREYETSISIDYLSRLNERYEAWIHSYDKGKLLILDVDKLDFVGNPEDLGIIINKIDAELNGLF
- a CDS encoding GLPGLI family protein, which encodes MNKITFLLLVFLSNITLYAQDFQGMAVYESKTSIGDDMMKMRGGKEMTPEIKKMIEERVKKMLEKTFILNFNATESVYQEEEKLDGPNQGNGMMKMMMSAVTGGQGKHYKNIKDKTLLIEKEIFGKEFLVSDTLPKIVWKMEGESRKIGNYTCYKATALVPVDKSNMMNYRPKEGVEEKLKDKTDEELGKTNFMDMVEAPKDKTITAWYAPEIPVSQGPENYWGLPGLILEVSDGKTTMLCSKVVLNVKDKKDIKAPKKGKKVTQAEFEEIMLKKMQELQQMYGGSGKGRSGMRIGG